In Nitrosococcus oceani ATCC 19707, the following proteins share a genomic window:
- a CDS encoding citryl-CoA lyase, producing MNEKRELIHSQIWEEVAAPDNPFAAAACYCSGYDVYGDLLGKASWVEYLYLLFKRERPSSAEARLLEGLAVAIANPGPRDHSIRAAMCAGVGGSTAASSLMAALAVGAGQLNGAREVALAMASWQECGKNLMAWQERLQHLPQEERADVWLSLEHPPGFDPHGASCATPVQQTLAFLVKNSPGETLPWLQTHRLELEAAANSPLAMTGVAAAAMIDLDFNMQQSEMLYLLLRLPGAAAHALEQQAYGWRRYPFFSHGLELSDELQG from the coding sequence ATGAACGAAAAACGAGAACTTATCCATAGCCAGATCTGGGAAGAAGTGGCAGCGCCGGATAATCCCTTTGCCGCTGCCGCTTGCTACTGTTCCGGTTACGATGTCTACGGTGATTTGCTGGGCAAGGCCAGTTGGGTTGAATATTTATACTTGCTCTTTAAGCGAGAGCGCCCTTCCTCCGCGGAGGCCAGGCTCTTGGAGGGACTCGCGGTTGCTATCGCTAATCCAGGTCCCCGGGATCACAGTATTCGTGCCGCCATGTGTGCCGGGGTCGGGGGGTCCACTGCCGCTTCATCTTTGATGGCTGCGCTTGCGGTGGGCGCCGGTCAGCTAAATGGTGCCCGTGAAGTAGCGTTAGCAATGGCCTCGTGGCAAGAATGCGGTAAAAATTTAATGGCCTGGCAGGAACGTCTCCAACATCTCCCACAAGAGGAACGGGCAGATGTCTGGCTGTCCCTGGAGCATCCTCCCGGTTTTGATCCCCATGGCGCCAGTTGCGCCACGCCAGTGCAGCAAACCTTAGCTTTTCTCGTAAAGAATAGTCCAGGAGAAACGCTCCCCTGGTTACAAACCCATCGGCTGGAACTTGAGGCTGCGGCAAACTCCCCCTTGGCAATGACCGGGGTAGCGGCTGCGGCGATGATTGATCTGGATTTCAACATGCAGCAGAGTGAAATGCTGTACTTGTTACTACGTTTGCCTGGAGCTGCCGCCCATGCCTTGGAACAGCAGGCATATGGTTGGCGGCGTTATCCATTTTTTAGTCATGGCCTTGAATTGAGCGATGAACTGCAAGGGTAG
- a CDS encoding citrate/2-methylcitrate synthase, which produces MGAWFPGERVVFRGKDLFKELKDLPWMGLLLYGITGRIPNGKQIRLFDGIWTLCTSYPDPRLWNNRVAALAGTTRSTAALALSAGNAVSEASIYGRRPDIRAIDFLLRVKCQLEAGAEIEEIVIKELKKYKIIPGYGRPITRKDERIEPLLSLAEEIDFSHGPYVKLAFMIEETLLQGRRRLHMNIAALAAALAADQGLSCREYYHYSILSFSAGMLPCYVEAVRKPEGVFFPLSCDRIQYKGKPRRVW; this is translated from the coding sequence ATGGGCGCCTGGTTTCCAGGAGAGCGGGTGGTTTTCCGTGGCAAGGATTTGTTTAAGGAATTAAAAGACCTTCCCTGGATGGGCTTGCTACTTTATGGCATTACGGGACGAATCCCTAACGGTAAACAGATTCGGCTGTTTGACGGTATTTGGACTTTATGCACCAGCTATCCTGATCCGAGATTATGGAATAATCGGGTCGCCGCGCTGGCAGGCACCACCAGAAGCACTGCCGCGTTAGCCCTCAGCGCGGGAAATGCAGTTTCGGAGGCTTCAATTTATGGACGGCGACCAGATATCCGAGCCATTGATTTCCTACTTCGGGTTAAATGCCAATTAGAGGCAGGTGCTGAGATAGAAGAGATTGTAATAAAAGAATTAAAGAAATATAAAATTATTCCTGGATATGGCCGCCCTATTACGCGTAAAGATGAGCGCATTGAACCTCTCCTGTCATTAGCCGAAGAAATAGATTTTTCCCACGGCCCCTATGTGAAGCTTGCATTTATGATCGAGGAAACTCTGTTGCAAGGACGGCGGCGTTTGCATATGAACATTGCCGCTCTAGCAGCAGCACTAGCCGCCGATCAGGGATTATCTTGTCGGGAATATTATCATTATTCCATCTTGAGTTTCTCTGCGGGGATGTTGCCTTGTTATGTAGAGGCAGTGAGAAAACCAGAAGGCGTCTTTTTCCCGCTGTCTTGTGATCGTATTCAATATAAGGGTAAGCCTCGCCGGGTTTGGTGA
- a CDS encoding TonB-dependent receptor plug domain-containing protein, which yields MFYAVNALAISLEADDEEALLSLYGDEEMISLATGNSKPISRAPAIATVITAEDIKEIGATDIDQVLETVPGLHVARSPRGYNPIYTFRGIFSQFNSQVLMLINGIPITNLFAGDRNQVWGGLPVQSIARVEVIRGPGSAIYGADAFAGVINIITKAKEDIAGTEVGGRAGSFNSWDGWALHGDSWGGFDVAVMLEYGDTDGQRRTIDEDAQTFFDSQFNTDASLAPGSVNLQRENFDARVDISREHWRLRAGLQRRQNVGTGAGVAQALDPSGRFASDRWNADLTYHNPEFFSENWDVTAQLSYFNTSQEVEQNVRLFPPGADFNSAPGIDFPEGVIGNPEVFERHARFKVSTFYTGFEQHQIHAGTGMRYGDLYDVKEVKNYEFDFETGLPRPLGGLRDVTGDLSQVFLRERDRKNYYVFLQDVWNFANDWEFTAGVRYDHFSDFGDTVNPRLALVWATRYNLTTKLLYGRAFRAPSFAELFNINNPVAIGNPNLDPETIETVELAFDYRPSNALRLALSLFHYRWDDIIQFVSDPGTSVNVAENAGRQKGFGMELEADWALTSNFHLLGNYAFQHSTDEKTGKNAGHAPQHQIYLRGSWEFLPHWRLTPQFNWVIDRSRTASDSRPAINNYSIFDLTLRRTAIKRHWEVAFSVRNLFDSDAREPSPAGNPGALIPNDLPLSGRSFFGEIRFRF from the coding sequence ATGTTTTATGCAGTCAATGCTTTGGCTATAAGCCTAGAGGCGGATGATGAAGAAGCCTTGCTTAGTTTATATGGTGATGAGGAAATGATTAGCCTTGCTACCGGCAATAGTAAGCCCATTTCCAGGGCGCCGGCCATTGCGACGGTTATCACCGCGGAAGATATTAAAGAGATAGGCGCCACGGATATAGATCAAGTGCTGGAGACGGTGCCAGGATTGCATGTGGCAAGAAGTCCTCGGGGATACAATCCTATTTACACCTTCCGGGGGATTTTTTCCCAATTCAATTCGCAAGTGTTAATGCTGATAAATGGTATACCTATCACCAATCTATTTGCTGGAGATCGAAACCAGGTTTGGGGAGGACTGCCGGTACAGTCTATTGCCCGGGTTGAAGTGATCCGTGGGCCCGGTTCGGCAATTTATGGGGCGGACGCCTTTGCGGGCGTTATTAATATCATTACCAAAGCCAAGGAAGATATCGCGGGCACTGAAGTAGGAGGCCGTGCTGGCAGCTTTAATAGCTGGGATGGCTGGGCCCTCCATGGGGATAGTTGGGGTGGTTTTGATGTGGCGGTGATGTTGGAATATGGTGATACGGACGGTCAGCGGAGAACTATTGATGAGGATGCCCAAACTTTCTTTGATAGCCAGTTTAATACGGATGCTTCCTTAGCGCCCGGTTCGGTAAATTTGCAGCGGGAGAATTTTGATGCCCGTGTGGATATCAGCCGGGAACATTGGCGTCTGCGGGCAGGTTTGCAGCGGCGGCAAAATGTCGGTACGGGTGCTGGCGTTGCACAGGCTCTTGATCCCAGTGGTCGCTTTGCCAGTGACCGCTGGAATGCGGATTTGACTTATCATAATCCTGAATTCTTTAGTGAAAATTGGGATGTCACGGCGCAGCTAAGTTATTTTAATACCAGTCAGGAAGTCGAACAAAATGTCCGCCTATTTCCGCCAGGAGCAGATTTCAATAGCGCCCCTGGAATAGATTTTCCAGAGGGCGTAATTGGAAACCCCGAAGTTTTTGAGCGCCATGCCAGGTTCAAGGTGTCAACCTTTTATACCGGATTCGAGCAACATCAGATTCATGCGGGCACAGGCATGCGTTATGGTGATCTCTACGATGTCAAAGAAGTCAAAAATTATGAATTTGATTTTGAAACGGGCCTGCCCCGTCCCTTGGGAGGTTTAAGAGATGTTACTGGGGATTTATCCCAGGTTTTTCTGCGCGAGCGAGATCGTAAGAATTATTATGTCTTTTTGCAAGATGTTTGGAATTTTGCTAATGATTGGGAATTCACCGCGGGTGTGCGGTATGATCATTTCTCGGATTTTGGTGATACCGTTAATCCTCGTCTCGCCTTGGTTTGGGCGACCCGTTATAATCTAACGACTAAGCTCCTTTATGGCCGTGCTTTCCGCGCTCCTTCTTTTGCCGAATTATTCAATATTAATAACCCAGTTGCCATAGGTAATCCTAACCTTGATCCGGAGACAATTGAAACTGTAGAGCTAGCCTTTGATTATCGGCCCAGCAACGCATTGCGATTAGCCCTGAGTTTATTTCACTATCGTTGGGACGACATCATTCAATTTGTGTCCGACCCTGGTACTAGCGTAAACGTTGCTGAAAATGCCGGCAGGCAAAAGGGCTTTGGGATGGAATTGGAAGCAGACTGGGCGCTTACCTCTAATTTTCATCTTCTAGGCAACTATGCTTTTCAGCATTCAACGGATGAAAAAACCGGCAAGAATGCGGGCCATGCGCCTCAACATCAAATTTATCTGCGCGGAAGCTGGGAATTTCTTCCCCATTGGCGTTTAACGCCACAGTTTAATTGGGTTATCGATCGATCACGTACCGCTAGCGATAGTCGGCCTGCGATCAACAATTATAGTATTTTTGATTTGACTCTTCGCCGGACAGCGATCAAAAGACATTGGGAAGTCGCTTTCTCCGTGCGTAATCTATTTGATAGCGATGCCCGAGAACCTAGCCCGGCGGGCAATCCAGGTGCCTTAATTCCTAATGATCTTCCTTTATCTGGACGTAGTTTTTTTGGAGAAATTCGGTTTCGTTTCTAG
- a CDS encoding ABC transporter substrate binding protein, protein MTAGKIRSCRQCFLLLVWFFLGGLGIGPVALADSPAIAVIYPDIREPYRGIFLKIIKGIENKLKKTVKIYPLEKDYDIEAVKYYLRKAQIQGVIVLGSRGLSAAKDLQFMFHVVVGAVLISPNGEDLTGISLTPDPAILFQKLLEIDPRIKRITLIYNRDQTEWLIERAVKAARFYSIEINTFPVENIREAATLYRDILQHLEEGKDAIWLPQDSTIDEQAILPLILKKSWERNLAVFSSNLAHIPRGALFALYPDNERMGQSLAALALEEIKNNKRSIGIIPLRDLLTAVNTRTADHLGLNLTSRMKQNFDLSFPAR, encoded by the coding sequence TTGACAGCTGGAAAAATAAGAAGTTGCCGCCAATGTTTTCTTTTGCTTGTATGGTTTTTTCTCGGTGGCTTAGGTATAGGGCCGGTAGCATTGGCTGATTCACCAGCAATTGCTGTCATATATCCAGATATCAGGGAACCTTATCGGGGTATTTTTCTTAAAATTATAAAAGGAATTGAGAATAAGCTAAAAAAAACCGTCAAAATTTACCCGTTAGAAAAAGATTATGATATTGAAGCAGTCAAATATTACCTCAGGAAAGCGCAGATACAGGGTGTTATTGTTCTTGGAAGCAGAGGGTTATCGGCAGCGAAAGATCTACAATTCATGTTTCATGTTGTTGTCGGTGCGGTGTTGATTTCTCCTAATGGGGAGGATCTGACAGGCATCTCACTGACACCTGATCCTGCAATTCTCTTTCAGAAGCTTCTGGAAATTGACCCTCGCATTAAGCGAATTACTCTGATTTATAATCGGGATCAGACCGAATGGCTTATTGAGAGGGCAGTAAAAGCGGCTAGATTTTATAGCATAGAGATTAATACGTTCCCTGTGGAAAATATTCGTGAAGCGGCTACGCTGTACCGCGATATCTTACAACACTTGGAAGAGGGGAAAGACGCGATTTGGCTGCCTCAGGACTCCACTATTGATGAACAGGCCATTCTACCGCTTATTCTGAAAAAATCTTGGGAACGGAATCTAGCCGTATTTTCTAGTAATTTAGCTCATATACCGAGAGGAGCCCTGTTTGCTCTCTATCCAGATAATGAAAGAATGGGGCAGAGCCTTGCGGCGCTAGCATTAGAGGAAATAAAAAATAATAAAAGATCTATCGGGATAATTCCATTGCGTGATCTTTTAACCGCCGTCAATACGCGTACCGCAGATCATCTAGGGCTTAATTTAACGAGTCGGATGAAGCAGAATTTTGATTTGTCTTTTCCGGCACGATAG
- a CDS encoding EAL domain-containing protein, giving the protein MKKLLQFFRRKKGFRQQLVLTFTIGIICLALLSSFAISTLSSRTVRTTLLEQGRRATETFAAQSTLALLYQSADNAKEAARATLAFPDIQGVAIYDPEYQVLLSEGQEALLPAEHALWPRMLWLERETEDAWYFVAPVYTRQGGSDLEESPFLANPPEPELIGFVRVMMGKNTLKALARDILRSNLLVSITLATVLLLLLLAITARMTTPLKNLAEKMKQAELGEKKVRAKVNGPKDIMDMEGAFNTMMTVLEAREQELEKARDAALESARIKGEFAANVSHEIRTPLNGVIGILELLKNMGLNPKQREYVQAACNSGETLLELIGNILDFSRIESGKFKLDPINFHLQEILDDVIGLLAAQAQRKELELGYVVLDNVPLSLRGDSARIRQILINLMANAVKFTDRGEVSIEVSLLEKKAEKLVLHFEVRDTGIGIPVEFRARVFEAFSQADSSTTRKYGGTGLGLAICRQLVDLMGGDIGVESGSGKGSIFWFTAPLEETSAPQEFQVSNKTGVAGLRLLIVDNSAASRRFIGQTFNAWGMYHGCSEDGQKALRMLRSAAVEGRAYDLVLVDENMLDLKGFNLAHKITEDSLIAPVKIILMGHQHHPASSISSLPGVVNYVAKPVQQSSLYNVIVSAVKQNEAAVSETLPVAIEETEFSDRRILVVEDNRVNQQVAVGMLERFGCRVEVVSNGQEALDAIANKVYELVLMDCHMPQMDGYEATRRIRVREAGNKQVPIIAMTANVRKGDSDKCISAGMNDYLPKPLRLSVLRDKLRHWLGTSSSDTDSENIQLEGKESETPLDLVALNRFRASVSDAFPSMVETFIEDTSLYLEVLQKAIFEDKVHKVGEMAHSVKGSAKNFGANRFASIAKQLEDLGRSGSLEGAKELFTQLFSEYSFVKRALQQENESNKEICLFNNKKRSRVLIVDDDRTMRMALRNVLEKGGYWIDEAVNGNQALEFCKQQMPDLVLMDAVMPVLDGFNACAQIRDLPDSKHTPVLIITALDDDHSIESAFSAGATDYIPKPVHFSVLRKRVARLLDASRAEKDIHQLAYHDVLTSLPNRTLFHKQLGELMNRSHLRGEQFAVLFLDLDRFKLVNDTLGHEVGDLLLKAAADRIVGCLRSNDMVARLGGDEFTVILEKIESPRVAAEVAAKICSVLSKVFAFSGQEMYISTSIGISLYPGDGEDVSTLVKHADTAMFRAKEQGNSYQFYEKGMETAAVKRLGLEAELRRALEQNELALYYQPQINLGTGEIATLETLIRWHHPEHGLIPPSEFIPLAEETGLIASIGAWILREACTQMQSWLQRGFGPFHIAVNVSGRELEREDLVDKIVTILKETGLPPKWLELEITESVVMKGAGAAIPKFRRLREMGIKFAIDDFGTGYSSLNYLKSFPVDILKIDRCFIHDVVSNPDDAAIIKGIIALAHSLRLKVVAEGVETQAQEEFLKAHQCDRFQGFYLSEPLSAAEIEQAILSWGREKGCSSLSKIYLFHSKGTA; this is encoded by the coding sequence GTGAAAAAGTTATTACAATTTTTTCGAAGAAAAAAAGGATTTCGCCAGCAACTTGTGCTGACTTTTACTATTGGAATTATCTGCTTAGCCCTGCTTTCCTCTTTTGCTATTTCGACTCTATCCAGCCGCACGGTTCGTACGACTTTGCTTGAGCAGGGACGTCGCGCTACTGAGACTTTTGCCGCCCAAAGTACGCTCGCCCTGCTTTACCAGAGCGCCGATAATGCCAAGGAGGCGGCCCGTGCAACACTGGCTTTCCCGGATATTCAAGGGGTAGCTATTTATGATCCGGAATACCAGGTATTATTGTCCGAAGGCCAGGAAGCACTGTTACCCGCAGAGCACGCGCTGTGGCCAAGAATGTTATGGTTAGAAAGAGAAACGGAAGATGCTTGGTATTTTGTCGCCCCAGTTTATACCCGTCAGGGAGGCTCTGATCTAGAGGAGTCGCCATTTTTAGCTAACCCGCCAGAACCAGAACTAATTGGTTTTGTACGGGTAATGATGGGTAAAAATACTTTAAAAGCTTTGGCAAGGGATATTCTGCGCAGCAATTTACTGGTGTCTATCACTCTGGCTACGGTGCTGCTTCTTCTCTTGCTTGCGATTACGGCGCGGATGACTACGCCGCTTAAAAACCTAGCGGAAAAAATGAAACAGGCTGAGCTAGGTGAGAAAAAAGTGCGCGCTAAAGTGAATGGGCCAAAAGATATTATGGACATGGAGGGCGCTTTTAATACCATGATGACCGTTTTGGAGGCCCGAGAGCAGGAATTGGAAAAGGCTCGAGATGCGGCTTTAGAGTCTGCCCGCATTAAAGGAGAGTTTGCTGCTAATGTCAGCCATGAGATTCGTACTCCCCTCAATGGGGTTATAGGAATACTTGAGTTGTTAAAAAATATGGGATTGAATCCAAAGCAACGCGAATACGTACAAGCAGCCTGTAATTCAGGAGAAACTCTATTAGAACTTATCGGCAATATACTGGATTTTTCTCGTATCGAGTCGGGAAAATTTAAACTTGATCCCATTAACTTCCATTTGCAAGAAATTTTGGATGATGTTATTGGCTTGCTTGCTGCTCAAGCTCAGCGGAAAGAGCTAGAATTGGGTTATGTGGTGCTCGATAATGTGCCTTTATCATTGCGGGGAGATTCGGCCCGTATTCGGCAGATACTTATTAATTTAATGGCTAATGCAGTTAAATTCACTGATCGGGGAGAAGTGTCGATTGAAGTCAGTCTTCTTGAGAAAAAAGCAGAAAAACTAGTACTCCATTTTGAAGTTAGAGACACGGGTATTGGGATTCCGGTAGAGTTTCGAGCGCGTGTATTCGAGGCTTTTTCCCAAGCAGATAGCTCTACTACCCGTAAATATGGAGGCACTGGCCTGGGTCTAGCTATCTGCCGCCAATTAGTGGACTTAATGGGAGGAGACATTGGCGTAGAGAGTGGTTCCGGCAAAGGAAGTATTTTTTGGTTTACAGCACCATTAGAAGAAACGTCAGCACCCCAAGAGTTCCAAGTCTCTAATAAGACTGGGGTAGCTGGACTACGATTATTAATTGTCGATAACAGCGCGGCAAGTCGCCGTTTTATAGGGCAAACATTTAATGCTTGGGGAATGTATCATGGCTGCTCTGAGGATGGGCAGAAGGCGCTTAGAATGCTGCGTAGCGCTGCGGTTGAAGGCCGGGCTTATGACCTTGTGCTAGTAGATGAAAATATGCTTGATCTAAAAGGCTTTAATTTGGCGCATAAGATTACCGAAGATTCTCTAATTGCGCCCGTTAAGATAATACTGATGGGCCATCAGCACCATCCCGCTTCTAGTATATCCTCTCTACCCGGTGTGGTAAATTATGTGGCTAAGCCAGTGCAACAATCTTCCTTATATAACGTGATTGTAAGCGCCGTAAAACAAAATGAGGCGGCAGTCTCAGAAACTTTACCCGTGGCCATAGAAGAAACGGAATTTTCTGATCGCCGCATCTTGGTAGTTGAGGATAATCGGGTAAATCAGCAGGTAGCCGTTGGGATGTTGGAGAGATTTGGTTGCCGAGTTGAGGTGGTGAGTAATGGCCAAGAAGCACTGGATGCGATAGCCAATAAAGTTTATGAGTTAGTGTTAATGGATTGTCATATGCCGCAGATGGACGGTTATGAGGCGACCCGCCGGATTAGAGTTCGGGAAGCGGGTAATAAACAAGTGCCTATTATTGCTATGACGGCTAATGTTAGGAAGGGTGACAGTGATAAATGCATCTCAGCAGGGATGAATGATTACTTGCCAAAACCGCTACGGTTGAGTGTATTGCGAGATAAATTGCGGCATTGGCTAGGTACGAGTTCTTCAGATACAGATTCCGAAAATATTCAACTAGAAGGCAAGGAGAGCGAAACTCCTCTGGATCTGGTTGCCTTGAATAGATTTCGTGCCAGCGTTAGCGATGCTTTTCCTAGCATGGTTGAAACTTTTATTGAAGATACTTCGCTTTATTTAGAAGTTTTGCAAAAAGCGATCTTCGAGGACAAAGTCCATAAGGTAGGGGAAATGGCCCACAGTGTTAAGGGTAGCGCTAAGAATTTTGGCGCTAACCGGTTCGCCTCTATTGCTAAGCAATTAGAAGATTTGGGACGCTCTGGTTCTCTGGAAGGAGCCAAGGAACTATTTACTCAGTTATTCTCTGAATACTCCTTTGTTAAAAGGGCATTACAACAAGAAAACGAATCCAACAAAGAAATCTGTCTCTTTAACAATAAAAAAAGATCACGGGTTCTTATCGTTGACGATGATCGAACTATGCGTATGGCGCTGCGCAACGTTTTGGAAAAAGGAGGCTATTGGATTGATGAGGCGGTAAACGGCAATCAGGCGTTGGAATTTTGTAAACAGCAGATGCCGGACCTGGTTTTGATGGATGCGGTCATGCCCGTATTAGATGGCTTTAACGCCTGTGCTCAGATACGGGATTTGCCAGATAGCAAGCATACACCGGTGCTTATTATTACCGCTTTAGATGATGATCATTCCATTGAAAGCGCTTTTTCTGCGGGAGCTACCGACTATATTCCAAAACCGGTGCATTTTTCTGTATTGCGGAAAAGGGTTGCTCGCCTGCTCGATGCTAGTCGGGCTGAAAAAGATATCCATCAATTAGCTTATCATGATGTGTTGACAAGTTTGCCAAACCGTACCCTGTTTCATAAACAGCTAGGGGAGTTGATGAATCGGTCTCATTTGAGAGGAGAGCAATTTGCTGTTCTATTCCTTGATTTGGATCGCTTTAAGCTGGTTAATGATACCCTGGGTCATGAGGTGGGCGATTTGCTGCTGAAGGCGGCGGCTGATCGGATTGTAGGGTGTCTTCGTTCAAATGATATGGTGGCCCGGTTAGGAGGAGATGAATTTACAGTTATCCTGGAAAAAATAGAATCCCCTCGGGTAGCGGCGGAAGTGGCTGCTAAGATCTGTAGTGTTCTCTCTAAAGTATTCGCCTTCTCAGGCCAGGAAATGTATATCAGTACCAGCATTGGAATTTCCCTCTATCCTGGTGATGGCGAAGACGTGAGCACGCTCGTCAAACATGCGGATACCGCTATGTTCCGCGCTAAAGAGCAAGGCAACAGTTATCAATTTTATGAAAAGGGCATGGAGACGGCTGCTGTTAAGCGACTAGGCTTGGAAGCCGAACTTCGCCGGGCATTGGAGCAGAATGAACTAGCCCTTTATTATCAGCCGCAAATAAATCTTGGCACGGGAGAGATTGCCACCCTGGAAACGTTGATACGCTGGCATCATCCAGAGCATGGTTTAATTCCGCCGTCAGAGTTTATTCCCCTGGCGGAAGAAACCGGGCTTATCGCCTCCATTGGCGCTTGGATATTACGAGAAGCTTGTACCCAAATGCAGTCTTGGCTGCAGCGGGGATTCGGACCTTTCCATATTGCTGTGAATGTATCCGGCCGGGAGTTAGAAAGGGAAGATCTAGTTGATAAGATTGTAACCATACTGAAAGAAACAGGCTTGCCTCCAAAGTGGCTAGAGCTTGAAATCACTGAAAGCGTAGTGATGAAAGGCGCGGGTGCAGCGATACCTAAATTTCGCCGCTTGAGAGAGATGGGAATAAAATTCGCTATTGATGATTTTGGTACGGGTTATTCGTCGTTAAATTATCTAAAAAGTTTCCCCGTCGATATATTAAAGATTGACCGTTGTTTTATCCATGACGTTGTCAGTAATCCGGATGATGCTGCAATTATCAAAGGTATTATTGCACTTGCCCATAGCCTGCGGTTGAAAGTGGTTGCGGAAGGGGTGGAGACCCAGGCCCAGGAAGAATTTCTTAAAGCGCACCAGTGTGACAGGTTTCAAGGCTTCTACCTTAGTGAGCCTTTATCAGCGGCCGAGATTGAACAAGCAATCTTGTCTTGGGGTAGGGAGAAAGGCTGTTCATCTTTATCGAAGATATACCTTTTCCATTCCAAAGGTACGGCTTAG